Proteins encoded together in one Argiope bruennichi chromosome 1, qqArgBrue1.1, whole genome shotgun sequence window:
- the LOC129981137 gene encoding dehydrogenase/reductase SDR family member 11-like: MERWQGRVALVTGASSGIGAELCLALVRHGLVVVGCARSVDKIKAIAEEEKVKISPGKLIAFRCDLSKESEILSMFKEIRQTCGRVDICINNAGLGDEAPLLTGSTAEFRNMLDVNVMALCICTQQSFQLMQEKGIDDGQIIHISSMLGHKLSTAVPGAHFYCGTKFMVRALSEGHRRELKAIKSRIKVSCISPGVVETRYLANFWKKDPTKDPSSHLKSFECLQPKEIADSVLYVLSTPAPVEINDILIQSREHSFLCNVKL, translated from the exons ATGGAGCGTTGGCAAGGGCGCGTGGCTCTCGTTACCGGGGCTTCTTCGGGGATCGGAGCAGAACTTTGCCTAGCCCTGGTGCGACACGGCCTAGTGGTTGTGGGATGCGCCAGAAGCGTGGATAAAATCAAAGCAATCGCGGAAGAAGAAAAAGTGAAGATTTCGCCAGGGAAATTGATCGC TTTCAGGTGCGATTTGTCTAAAGAATCTGAAATCCTATCCATGTTCAAAGAGATCCGGCAGACATGCGGTAGAGTGGACATCTGCATCAACAATGCCGGACTCGGTGACGAAGCTCCTCTTCTTACAGGAAGCACGGCAGAATTCAGAAATATGCTGGAC GTGAATGTAATGGCCCTGTGCATCTGTACTCAGCAATCTTTTCAACTAATGCAAGAGAAAGGGATAGACGACGGGCAAATCATACACATCAGCag CATGTTGGGTCATAAATTATCAACAGCTGTTCCTGGAGCTCATTTCTACTGCGGTACAAAATTCATGGTTAGAGCCCTCTCTGAAGGACACAGGAGGGAGCTGAAAGCCATCAAAAGCCGTATCAAAGTATCG TGCATCAGTCCGGGTGTTGTGGAGACACGATATTTGGCTAACTTTTGGAAGAAGGACCCAACAAAAGACCCGAGTAGCCATCTGAAGAGTTTCGAATGTTTGCAACCGAAGGAGATTGCCGACAGTGTCCTCTACGTACTCAGCACACCTGCTCCTGTCGAAATCAACGACATTCTTATCCAGTCCAGAGAACATTCGTTTCTTTGTAACGTCAAATTGTAA